One window of Catharus ustulatus isolate bCatUst1 chromosome 3, bCatUst1.pri.v2, whole genome shotgun sequence genomic DNA carries:
- the MGME1 gene encoding mitochondrial genome maintenance exonuclease 1, whose product MQFLQILSRKAGSLEVLFQIPFCQKQFPYTCLSTSACAYSKKKKGNSYEQVDQEKYNNLVHSVISYKTSAQTPETILEEDSLLYGPPAKHRPPVKAGTKTPKNWVPLINPSKRILPASSDSNVPMKIGLQRTKMPSVTRILQQTLSPQQVFYLERWKQKMIEELGKEGFEEYTKNLFLQGELFHSALESIFLSEEVSARDQGEDGVVAGYLSSVEHVLEDISEVKALESGVQHETLQYLGLVDCVAKYRGQLCVIDWKTSEKPKPFLQNTYDNPLQVAAYIGAINHDANYDFQVHCGLIVVAYKNGSPAHPHFMDPDLCSQYWNKWLLRLEEYMDKN is encoded by the exons ATGCAATTCCTACAGATCCTGTCCAGGAAAGCGGGGAGCCTGGAAGTGCTTTTTCAAATACCGTTTTGCCAAAAGCAATTCCCATATACCTGTCTGTCTACCTCTGCATGTGCTtatagcaaaaagaaaaaaggaaacagttaTGAACAAGTTGAccaagaaaaatacaataatttggTCCACTCTGTTATATCTTACAAaaccagtgcccaaacaccagAGACAATCCTTGAGGAAGACAGCTTGTTATATGGGCCACCAGCTAAACACAGACCTCCAGTTAAAGCCGGGACAAAAACTCCGAAGAACTGGGTTCCTTTAATAAACCCCAGCAAGAGAATTCTTCCTGCCAGCAGTGATTCCAATGTCCCCATGAAAATTGGGTTACAAAGAACTAAGATGCCCAGTGTTACCCGCATCCTTCAACAAACCCTCTCTCCGCAGCAAGTCTTTTATCTGGAAAGATGGAAGCAGAAAATGATAGAGGAGCTTGGAAAAGAGGGATTTGAGGAGTATACCAAAA ATCTTTTTCTCCAAGGAGAGCTCTTCCATTCAGCTTTGGAATCAATATTCCTGTCTGAAGAGGTGTCAGCCAGGGACCAGGGTGAAGATGGTGTTGTGGCTGGCTACTTATCCAGTGTGGAACACGTCTTGGAAGACATCAGCGAGGTGAAGGCTCTGGAAAGTGGAGTTCAGCATGAGACCCTGCAGTACCTGGGCCTGGTCGACTGTGTGGCCAAGTATCG gggcCAATTGTGTGTGATTGACTGGAAAACGTCAGAGAAGCCAAAGCCATTTCTGCAGAATACTTATGACAATCCATTACAGGTTGCGGCATATATTGGAGCCATAAATCATGATGCCAATTATGACTTCCAG GTTCACTGTGGGCTCATCGTGGTCGCCTACAAGAATGGCTCTCCGGCACATCCGCATTTCATGGATCCTGACCTGTGCTCTCAGTACTGGAATAAGTGGCTCTTGCGCCTGGAGGAGTACATGGACAAAAACTGA
- the OVOL2 gene encoding transcription factor Ovo-like 2, whose amino-acid sequence MPRAFLVKRRSPQPALRSWDELPDEERADTYIPGGIGCVLLGYEDSCSLESSGSSGIRDAEPSDPAPPQPALGEQGTGGGMLLDLAVKRPMVRSKIKFTTGTCSDTALHSCELCGKGFRLQRMLNRHIKCHSQVKRHLCTFCGKGFNDTFDLKRHVRTHTGIRPYKCEVCNKAFTQRCSLESHLKKIHGVQQQYAYKQRRDKLYVCEDCGYTGPTQEDLYLHVSGVHPGSAFLKKTSKKLAAVLQTKLSPVLQRNSKEDGKDE is encoded by the exons ATGCCCAGAGCTTTCCTGGTGAAGCGCCGGAGCCCGCAGCCGGCGCTGCGCagctgggatgagctgcccGACGAGGAGAGAGCCGACACCTACATCCCAG GCGGGATCGGCTGCGTGCTGCTGGGCTATGAAgacagctgcagcctggagagcagcggcagcagcgggaTCCGGGACGCCGAGCCTAGCGACCCCGCGCCGCCCCAGCCCGCCCTCGGCGAGCAGGGCACGGGAGGGGGGATGCTGCTGGACCTGGCCGTCAAGCGCCCCATGGTCAGGTCAAAAATCAAG TTCACCACTGGCACCtgcagtgacactgccctgCATAGCTGTGAGCTGTGTGGCAAAGGCTTTCGCCTGCAGAGGATGCTCAACCGTCACATCAAGTGCCACAGCCAGGTGAAGAGACACTTGTGCACCTTCTGTGGGAAAGGATTCAACGACACCTTTGATCTGAAAAGGCATGTCCGGACCCATACTG GCATTCGTCCTTACAAGTGCGAGGTTTGCAACAAGGCCTTCACGCAGCGCTGCTCCCTGGAGTCGCACCTGAAGAAGATCCACGGCGTGCAGCAGCAGTACGCCTACAAGCAGAGGAGGGACAAGCTGTACGTGTGCGAGGACTGCGGCTACACGGGCCCCACGCAGGAGGACCTGTACCTGCACGTCAGCGGCGTCCACCCCGGCAGCGCCTTCCTGaagaaaacctccaaaaaacTCGCTGCTGTTCTGCAAACCAAACTGAGCCCTGTCCTGCAGAGGAACTCCAAAGAGGATGGCAAGGACGAGTGA